The stretch of DNA TCAGGTCGTCCAGGTGCCAGACGGCCTCCCGGGCGGCCGCCCAGCGGAGTTCAACCCGCAGGACGTTGCTTCCGGGGATGGGATCGAATTCGTCCGGGCGGGCCAGGCGCGCAAGGTCAAAAGCGTCGGGGCCGTATCGGGCAACCAGGCGCTGCCGTGCCGGCTCCGGGATCGCGTCCGGATCGACCCGGGCCTCC from Bacillota bacterium encodes:
- a CDS encoding glycerol-3-phosphate dehydrogenase C-terminal domain-containing protein → EARVDPDAIPEPARQRLVARYGPDAFDLARLARPDEFDPIPGSNVLRVELRWAAAREAVWHLDDLMLRRVRLGVQLPSGGAALLERIRSIVQPELGWDDHRWAAEVHRYTQLWRAAYSLPLASHAGRP